One stretch of Gopherus flavomarginatus isolate rGopFla2 chromosome 2, rGopFla2.mat.asm, whole genome shotgun sequence DNA includes these proteins:
- the LOC127045983 gene encoding 40S ribosomal protein S4-like, with protein sequence MARGPKKHLKRVAAPKHWMLDKLTGVFAPRPSTGPHKLQECLPLIIFLRNRLKYALTGDEVKKICMQRFIKIDGKVRTDITYPAGFMDVINIEKTGEHFRLVYDTKGHFAVHRITAEEAKYKLCKVRKIFVGTKGTLQCTWISTCCANLQTGSEWFVNNLSIFFVLCAF encoded by the coding sequence ATGGCTCGGGGTCCCAAGAAGCACCTGAAGCGTGTAGCAGCTCCAAAGCATTGGATGCTGGATAAATTGACAGGAGTCTTTGCTCCCCGTCCATCAACAGGTCCCCACAAATTGCAGGAATGCCTTCCACTCATTATCTTCCTTAGGAACAGACTCAAGTATGCCCTGACAGGAGATGAGGTCAAGAAGATCTGCATGCAGAGGTTCATCAAGATTGATGGAAAAGTCCGCACTGACATCACCTATCCTGCTGGCTTCATGGATGTCATCAATATTGAGAAGACAGGTGAGCACTTCCGTCTGGTATATGACACCAAGGGTCATTTTGCAGTTCACCGCATCACAGCTGAAGAGGCCAAGTACAAGCTGTGCAAGGTGAGGAAGATATTTGTGGGCACTAAAGGAACTCTGCAGTGTACCTGGATTAGTACCTGCTGTGCTAATTTACAAACTGGATCAGAGTGGTTTGTGAACAATTTGTCTATTTTTTTTGTCCTCTGTGCATTCTGA